The following proteins come from a genomic window of Kitasatospora sp. NBC_01246:
- a CDS encoding AfsA-related hotdog domain-containing protein, whose product MAVGSTVRDRGAPGSGAARHLVHCPPSWDHCLLEAPSRGEERFRLIGEVPGADDGPGHFHDPLLVAEAVRETAEFVGRQYFGGPPDRAGWFRRFGLDVTEVAAWRAGRGPARLTAELRATPTATVDGVPRGLDLRLEVSLDDVPCATGTASLAFDPPGPPRERAGRWAVRAAPGPAGAPADPGSVGLASAADVVLSEPARDSRGRLDTWVLLRRDRPAEGRLPAPLLLEAVRQASVLVAGRAGGLVPGRTLPASCDVRVRGLAEVDPPVHCAAVAGPVGRDTAGRPAVPVTLTLTQHRRTVAEARTTVVQDF is encoded by the coding sequence ATGGCCGTCGGGAGCACCGTGCGGGACCGCGGGGCGCCCGGGTCGGGGGCCGCCCGGCACCTGGTCCACTGTCCGCCGTCCTGGGACCACTGCCTGCTGGAGGCGCCGAGCCGCGGTGAGGAGCGGTTCCGGCTGATCGGGGAGGTCCCGGGGGCCGACGACGGGCCGGGCCACTTCCACGATCCGCTGCTGGTCGCCGAGGCGGTCCGGGAGACCGCCGAGTTCGTCGGACGGCAGTACTTCGGCGGGCCCCCGGACCGGGCCGGATGGTTCCGCCGGTTCGGACTCGACGTGACCGAGGTGGCCGCCTGGCGGGCCGGGCGCGGTCCGGCCCGGCTGACCGCCGAGCTGCGGGCCACGCCGACCGCGACGGTCGACGGGGTACCGCGCGGCCTCGACCTCCGCCTGGAGGTGTCGCTCGACGACGTACCGTGCGCGACGGGCACCGCGAGCCTGGCGTTCGACCCGCCAGGGCCGCCCCGCGAGCGGGCCGGGCGGTGGGCGGTGCGCGCCGCCCCCGGGCCGGCGGGCGCCCCGGCCGACCCCGGTTCGGTCGGCCTCGCCTCGGCGGCGGACGTGGTGCTGAGCGAGCCCGCCCGGGACTCCCGTGGCCGGCTCGACACCTGGGTCCTCCTCCGCCGGGACCGCCCGGCCGAGGGCCGGCTCCCGGCTCCGTTACTGCTGGAGGCGGTGCGGCAGGCCTCGGTGCTGGTCGCCGGGCGCGCCGGCGGGCTGGTCCCCGGGCGGACCCTGCCGGCCTCCTGCGACGTGCGCGTCCGCGGCCTCGCCGAGGTGGACCCGCCGGTGCACTGCGCGGCCGTCGCCGGGCCGGTCGGGCGGGACACGGCGGGCCGGCCGGCCGTCCCGGTCACCCTGACGCTGACCCAGCACCGGCGGACCGTCGCCGAGGCACGCACCACCGTGGTGCAGGACTTCTGA
- a CDS encoding LuxR C-terminal-related transcriptional regulator: MLKLDEAEVSRIEQVLRLMHLLQPRPGDPNVLVPVSPDVAAADLVGPAEHQIRDLRQAVTDVRSKLLSLSPLYFEGRRLRNRFEAFDVVTDVDAIQNMLDHLGQTCRKEVLTVQPGGARPSTLLPAARKSAEGMLERGVRMHTIYQHTARSDLPTKAYVRDVTAMGAEIRTADQVIDRMLIYDRETVFLPVRTADEEESTGAAIVREPTLVAFLCAVFEHLWDSATPFVYDTPTTDDLKQSIIRLMARGYKDEMVARRLGMSVRTCRRHISEITEELEATSRFQAGYNVAMAGLLGKGPAGAEPPPKPPA; this comes from the coding sequence GTGCTGAAACTGGACGAGGCCGAGGTCAGCCGCATCGAGCAGGTGCTGCGGCTGATGCACCTGCTGCAGCCGAGACCGGGCGACCCGAACGTCCTGGTGCCGGTCAGCCCGGACGTGGCCGCGGCCGACCTGGTCGGGCCGGCGGAGCATCAGATCCGCGACCTGCGGCAGGCGGTCACCGACGTCCGCAGCAAGTTGCTGTCGCTCAGCCCCTTGTACTTCGAGGGCCGCCGGCTGCGCAACCGGTTCGAGGCGTTCGACGTGGTCACCGACGTCGACGCGATCCAGAACATGCTCGACCACCTGGGGCAGACCTGTCGCAAGGAGGTGCTCACCGTCCAGCCGGGCGGCGCCCGCCCCTCCACGCTGCTGCCGGCCGCGCGCAAGTCCGCCGAGGGCATGCTGGAGCGCGGGGTGCGGATGCACACCATCTACCAGCACACCGCCCGCAGCGACCTCCCGACCAAGGCGTACGTCCGTGACGTCACCGCGATGGGTGCCGAGATCCGCACCGCGGACCAAGTGATCGACCGGATGCTGATCTACGACCGCGAGACGGTGTTCCTGCCGGTGCGCACCGCGGACGAGGAGGAGTCGACGGGCGCGGCGATCGTCCGTGAGCCGACCCTGGTGGCCTTCCTCTGCGCGGTGTTCGAGCACCTGTGGGACAGCGCGACCCCGTTCGTCTACGACACCCCGACCACGGACGACCTCAAGCAGTCGATCATCCGGCTGATGGCCCGGGGCTACAAGGACGAGATGGTGGCACGCCGGCTGGGCATGTCGGTGCGCACCTGTCGTCGTCACATATCGGAGATCACCGAGGAGCTGGAGGCCACCAGCCGCTTCCAGGCCGGGTACAACGTGGCGATGGCGGGTCTGCTCGGGAAGGGTCCAGCGGGCGCCGAACCGCCGCCGAAGCCGCCCGCCTGA
- a CDS encoding Rieske 2Fe-2S domain-containing protein, which yields MDASALHLHPWSRRLRRALDAPAHWEFLDAPASSLADAVESVPLGPSRDALHGVWLGHPLHPVLVQLPIGCWMSAGLLDFTPGGRRAAGTLVAAGLLTAGPAALAGWVDWARLDPPRRRTGLVHALSNTTGVLLYAGSLLARCRGHRARGRMLGLAGLTAVSVGGALGGHLSYRLAAGPDRSAAVPRLAPPDWVGLGPVDDFPDGEPVRRTAGELTVVVVHEGERYHVLAERCAHLSGPLSAGTVVDGCLRCPWHGSEFRLRDGEVVRGPATAPQPVLETRVLSGHLEVRLPGAG from the coding sequence ATGGATGCCTCAGCTCTGCACCTGCACCCGTGGTCCCGCCGACTGCGCCGGGCGCTGGACGCCCCGGCGCACTGGGAGTTCCTCGACGCCCCGGCCTCCTCGCTCGCCGACGCCGTGGAGTCCGTCCCGCTCGGGCCGTCCCGCGACGCCCTGCACGGGGTGTGGCTCGGCCACCCGCTCCACCCCGTGCTGGTCCAGCTCCCGATCGGCTGCTGGATGTCCGCGGGTCTGCTGGACTTCACCCCGGGCGGCCGCCGGGCGGCCGGCACCCTGGTGGCGGCCGGGCTGCTGACCGCCGGGCCGGCCGCGCTCGCCGGCTGGGTGGACTGGGCGCGACTCGACCCGCCGCGCCGGCGCACCGGCCTGGTGCACGCGCTGTCCAACACCACCGGTGTGCTGCTGTACGCCGGATCGCTGCTGGCCCGCTGCCGGGGGCACCGCGCCCGCGGCCGGATGCTCGGCCTGGCCGGGCTGACCGCCGTCTCGGTCGGTGGGGCGCTCGGCGGGCACCTCTCCTACCGGCTGGCCGCCGGGCCCGACCGGTCCGCCGCGGTGCCCCGGCTGGCGCCGCCCGACTGGGTCGGCCTCGGTCCGGTCGACGACTTCCCCGACGGCGAGCCCGTCCGCCGGACGGCGGGCGAACTGACGGTGGTCGTGGTCCACGAGGGCGAGCGCTACCACGTGCTCGCCGAGCGCTGCGCCCACCTGTCCGGGCCGCTGTCCGCCGGGACGGTGGTGGACGGCTGCCTGCGCTGCCCCTGGCACGGCAGCGAGTTCCGGTTGCGGGACGGCGAGGTGGTGCGCGGCCCGGCCACCGCGCCCCAGCCGGTCCTGGAGACCAGGGTGCTCTCGGGCCACCTGGAGGTACGGCTGCCGGGGGCCGGCTGA
- a CDS encoding 4'-phosphopantetheinyl transferase family protein, translating into MTDPGNSTIGPPVGRPRRVAALDGSWDGVRADLAAYGTAVVHADLADLVPVPPGGGEPRGPLDRDRSRYLDLAHPEVRHRHAASRALLEHAAAALPDGGPDAPELAYGPTGRPYLRGCDRVDISLSQADGLLLLGITTRGLIGVDAEPAERPMHQGGLSRQVCTAYELITLAAQAEEERNPALVRLWTLKEAYRKATGQGMRFDFTEFGFGPDGRPVPVRRPDGSTGTGEEWGFHTFELDSGYRVGVAVYDAGPDPLEDMNMTIGPDHGRA; encoded by the coding sequence ATGACCGACCCGGGAAACTCCACGATCGGACCGCCGGTCGGCCGGCCCAGGCGGGTGGCCGCCCTCGACGGGTCCTGGGACGGGGTGCGCGCCGACCTGGCCGCGTACGGCACCGCCGTGGTCCACGCCGACCTCGCCGACCTGGTGCCCGTCCCGCCGGGCGGCGGGGAACCGCGCGGGCCGCTCGACCGGGACCGGTCGCGCTACCTGGACCTCGCCCACCCCGAGGTGCGCCACCGCCACGCCGCCTCCAGGGCGCTGCTCGAACACGCCGCCGCCGCCCTCCCGGACGGTGGCCCGGACGCCCCGGAGCTGGCGTACGGCCCCACCGGCCGGCCGTACCTGCGCGGCTGCGACCGGGTGGACATCAGCCTCAGCCAGGCCGACGGCCTGCTGCTGCTGGGCATCACCACCCGGGGCCTGATCGGGGTGGACGCCGAGCCCGCCGAGCGCCCGATGCACCAGGGCGGCCTGAGCCGCCAGGTGTGCACCGCGTACGAGCTGATCACGCTGGCGGCGCAGGCCGAGGAGGAGCGCAACCCGGCCCTGGTGCGGCTGTGGACCCTCAAGGAGGCGTACCGGAAGGCGACCGGGCAGGGCATGCGGTTCGACTTCACGGAGTTCGGCTTCGGTCCGGACGGCCGGCCCGTCCCGGTACGGCGACCCGACGGCAGCACCGGGACCGGCGAGGAGTGGGGGTTCCACACCTTCGAGCTGGACAGCGGGTACCGGGTCGGCGTCGCGGTCTACGACGCCGGGCCCGACCCCCTCGAAGACATGAATATGACAATCGGGCCCGACCACGGCCGCGCGTGA
- a CDS encoding helix-turn-helix transcriptional regulator: MDRERELAVLDSALADSLQGTPRIVLIEGAVGCGKSELVETVAERAAASGAMVLRAIGTAVEHDLPLGVLGQLLAAAPAGSLPDPAGAPDPSRIDVMQSLCAAVHRLAETTPAVICIDDLHHIDDLSCQYLLHLVRRTRAARVLLVCTESVHERGDDPVYGTELLRQRSFVRIRAERLRPEAVDRLVRTELAASPADGRTPPPADAAGGNPLLLRALIEEHRAGGRAPELGGAFTQAVLACLTRCGPLARRLAEVVAVLGELGSRELAVRLLGGTDGAVVRGSATLGAAGILDGYRFRHPVARQAVLDRMDPDDRAALHRRAAELAYQDGAPTTAVAAQLLAVGPTELPWAVAVLSTAAEQLLADGATDRAAACLELAHRGRADDEQRAQFRTMLAAITWRTNPSAAERSLAGPLETLRAGRLGPARLGPLARLLTEQGRIDEAGQALERLAAAREAERAGQPARLGRGADPLDGLSAFPRWAGPAPSAAGARPGETLPARTQGPATLWAVPEYTADGAAGAAAETFLRGATLGDGTAAPIVQAVRALLATDGPARALPWCQVFLEEAVRRGAPGWQTTFTALHAEALLRQGDLAGAQRRAEAALALLPERGGSVYAGGVAATLIRAATAAGRHDTAARELGRPLPEGLTGSIHGLAHLRARGEYHLATHRFHAALGDFLDIGRSLKRWGLDRPLLMPWRSGAAEALIRLGEVPQAARLIAEQLAHRDAAHPWICGLTLRVRAGLCEPRERHALLARAVDELHEAEDRYELARTLADFARVLKELGDTNRAGMVGRRAWQLAKECGAQALCEQIAPGPGGPGGPSEDTRCGGVDFAELHARLSDSEKRVAMLAVHGHTNREIAMKLYITVSTVEQHLTRVYRKLNITCRRELPAELHLLGSGGRV, translated from the coding sequence ATGGACCGTGAACGAGAACTGGCCGTACTGGACTCCGCCCTCGCGGACAGCCTGCAGGGAACCCCCAGGATCGTCCTGATCGAGGGCGCGGTCGGCTGCGGGAAGAGCGAACTCGTCGAGACGGTCGCCGAACGCGCGGCGGCCTCCGGTGCGATGGTGCTGCGCGCCATCGGCACCGCCGTCGAGCACGACCTCCCGCTCGGTGTGCTGGGCCAGTTGCTCGCCGCCGCCCCCGCCGGATCCCTGCCGGACCCGGCGGGGGCGCCGGACCCGTCCCGGATCGACGTGATGCAGTCCCTGTGCGCCGCCGTGCACCGGCTGGCCGAGACCACGCCGGCCGTGATCTGCATCGACGACCTGCACCACATCGACGACCTGTCCTGCCAGTACCTGCTCCACCTGGTCCGCCGCACCCGCGCCGCCCGCGTCCTGCTGGTCTGCACCGAGTCGGTCCACGAGCGCGGCGACGACCCCGTCTACGGCACCGAGTTGCTGCGCCAGCGCAGCTTCGTCCGGATCCGGGCCGAGCGGCTGCGCCCCGAGGCCGTCGACCGGCTGGTCCGCACGGAACTCGCCGCCTCCCCGGCCGACGGCAGAACCCCGCCGCCCGCCGACGCCGCCGGCGGCAACCCGCTGCTGCTGCGCGCCCTGATCGAGGAGCACCGGGCCGGCGGCCGCGCCCCCGAACTCGGCGGCGCCTTCACCCAGGCCGTCCTCGCCTGCCTGACCCGCTGCGGACCGCTCGCGCGCCGCCTCGCCGAGGTGGTCGCGGTCCTCGGCGAGCTCGGCTCGCGCGAACTGGCCGTCCGCCTGCTCGGCGGCACCGACGGCGCCGTCGTCCGGGGCAGCGCCACGCTCGGCGCCGCCGGCATCCTGGACGGCTACCGCTTCCGCCACCCCGTCGCCCGGCAGGCGGTGCTCGACCGGATGGACCCGGACGACCGGGCCGCCCTGCACCGCCGCGCCGCCGAACTCGCCTACCAGGACGGCGCCCCGACCACCGCCGTGGCCGCCCAGCTCCTCGCCGTCGGCCCCACCGAGCTGCCGTGGGCGGTGGCGGTGCTCTCCACCGCCGCCGAGCAACTGCTCGCCGACGGCGCGACCGACCGGGCCGCCGCCTGCCTCGAACTCGCCCACCGCGGCCGGGCCGACGACGAACAGCGCGCCCAGTTCCGCACCATGCTCGCCGCCATCACCTGGCGGACCAACCCCAGTGCCGCCGAGCGCAGCCTCGCCGGACCGCTGGAGACCCTCAGGGCCGGCCGGCTCGGCCCGGCCCGGCTCGGACCGCTCGCCCGGCTGCTCACCGAACAGGGCCGGATCGACGAGGCCGGCCAGGCCCTGGAACGGCTGGCCGCCGCCCGCGAGGCCGAGCGCGCCGGACAGCCCGCCCGGCTCGGCCGCGGCGCCGACCCGCTGGACGGCCTCTCGGCGTTCCCCCGGTGGGCCGGCCCGGCCCCGTCGGCCGCGGGCGCCCGGCCCGGCGAAACGCTGCCCGCCCGCACCCAGGGGCCCGCCACCCTGTGGGCGGTCCCCGAGTACACCGCGGACGGGGCGGCCGGGGCCGCGGCCGAGACCTTCCTGCGCGGCGCCACGCTCGGCGACGGCACCGCCGCCCCGATCGTGCAGGCCGTCCGGGCGCTGCTCGCCACCGACGGCCCGGCCCGCGCCCTGCCCTGGTGCCAGGTGTTCCTGGAGGAGGCCGTCCGGCGCGGCGCACCCGGCTGGCAGACCACCTTCACCGCCCTGCACGCCGAGGCCCTGCTCCGGCAGGGCGACCTGGCGGGCGCCCAGCGGCGGGCCGAGGCCGCCCTGGCCTTGCTGCCCGAACGCGGCGGCAGCGTCTACGCCGGGGGCGTGGCGGCCACCCTGATCCGGGCCGCCACCGCCGCCGGCCGCCACGACACCGCCGCCCGCGAACTCGGCCGCCCGCTGCCCGAAGGCCTGACCGGCAGCATCCACGGTCTCGCCCACCTGCGGGCCCGCGGCGAGTACCACCTCGCCACCCACCGCTTCCACGCCGCACTCGGCGACTTCCTCGACATCGGCCGCAGCCTGAAGCGCTGGGGCCTGGACCGGCCGCTGCTGATGCCCTGGCGCAGCGGCGCGGCCGAGGCACTGATCCGGCTCGGCGAAGTCCCGCAGGCCGCCCGGCTCATCGCCGAGCAGCTCGCCCACCGGGACGCCGCCCACCCGTGGATCTGCGGCCTCACCCTGCGCGTACGGGCGGGCCTGTGCGAGCCCCGCGAGCGGCACGCGCTGCTCGCCCGCGCGGTGGACGAGCTGCACGAGGCCGAGGACCGCTACGAACTCGCCCGCACGCTCGCCGACTTCGCCCGGGTGCTGAAGGAACTCGGCGACACCAACCGGGCCGGCATGGTCGGCCGCCGCGCCTGGCAACTCGCCAAGGAGTGCGGCGCCCAGGCCCTGTGCGAGCAGATCGCCCCCGGCCCCGGCGGACCCGGCGGGCCGTCCGAGGACACCCGGTGCGGGGGCGTCGACTTCGCCGAACTCCACGCCAGACTCAGCGACTCGGAGAAGCGGGTGGCGATGCTCGCGGTGCACGGCCACACCAACCGCGAGATCGCGATGAAGCTCTACATCACCGTCAGCACGGTCGAGCAGCACCTCACCCGGGTCTACCGCAAGCTCAACATCACCTGCCGGCGGGAACTGCCCGCGGAACTCCACCTGCTCGGCTCGGGCGGCCGGGTGTGA
- a CDS encoding DUF6296 family protein — translation MRSLERRYAVTLPGPVGGHAPPTTVVVHATDATGPDGEPVWESADGSLRVEITGGVATVLTAPAGSGRHPCLQAYALP, via the coding sequence ATGCGAAGCCTCGAACGCCGTTACGCGGTGACACTGCCCGGCCCGGTCGGCGGCCACGCCCCGCCCACCACCGTCGTCGTCCACGCGACCGACGCGACGGGCCCCGACGGCGAACCGGTCTGGGAGAGCGCGGACGGGAGCCTGCGGGTGGAGATCACCGGCGGCGTGGCCACCGTCCTCACGGCGCCGGCCGGCAGCGGCCGGCACCCCTGCCTCCAGGCGTACGCGCTGCCGTGA
- a CDS encoding DNA polymerase ligase N-terminal domain-containing protein, translating into MGGSDALSDYHRKRDFDRTAEPEGGGRAAPGARPGFVVQIHDARTLHFDFRLEVDGVLKSWAVPKGPSGDPHDKRLAMPTEDHPMEYRDFEGVIAEAEYGGGTVIIWDEGGYENRSTDRRGHELPFAEALDAGHASFRLAGRKLRGDWALTRFREDGTGERAAWLLVRHGHGGGRPAPDPRRARSVRSGRTLRQVAEEAGGA; encoded by the coding sequence ATGGGCGGCTCGGACGCGCTGTCGGACTACCACCGCAAGCGCGACTTCGACAGGACCGCCGAACCCGAGGGCGGCGGCCGCGCCGCACCGGGCGCGCGGCCCGGGTTCGTGGTGCAGATCCACGACGCCCGCACCCTGCACTTCGACTTCCGCCTGGAGGTCGACGGCGTGCTCAAGTCCTGGGCGGTCCCCAAGGGGCCGTCCGGTGACCCGCACGACAAGCGGCTGGCGATGCCGACCGAGGACCACCCGATGGAGTACCGCGACTTCGAGGGGGTCATCGCCGAGGCCGAGTACGGCGGCGGCACGGTGATCATCTGGGACGAGGGCGGATACGAGAACCGCAGTACGGACCGGCGCGGCCACGAGCTCCCGTTCGCGGAGGCGCTTGACGCCGGTCACGCGTCGTTCCGGCTGGCCGGCCGCAAGCTGCGCGGGGACTGGGCACTCACCCGGTTCCGCGAGGACGGCACCGGCGAGCGCGCGGCCTGGCTGCTGGTGCGGCACGGCCACGGTGGTGGCCGGCCCGCCCCCGACCCCCGGCGGGCCCGCTCGGTGCGCAGCGGACGGACGCTGCGGCAGGTCGCCGAAGAGGCGGGCGGGGCCTGA
- a CDS encoding AfsR/SARP family transcriptional regulator, translating into MEIEGGTGPHTPRAAKLRVVLGTLLVHADRVVSVDSLVAELWRDEPPRTATATVHVYVSQLRKLLHAADPDRGRELLRTQSPGYRLCVPPDRLDLSEFERLHRRGREALAAGRHRAAADLQRRALALRRGPLLSDTPHGPLLEGAAARLAEAGVAALDQRIRADLELGRHHELIAELRSLAAEHPLREELHGHLILALYRAGRQAEALEAFAELRRTLVAELAIEPAPPLQRLHRRILAGDPGLLRTAASGGRAVAVAVRPGHERAMPPADPVFAGRGTALAQVEELLRDAPAGSFVAVAGQPGVGKTAFALEAARRSDPSFPDGRLFLDLHPERGRPLRATEAMSTLLRRRGVRPAKGAGAGELREAWQAQLAGRQLLLVLDNADSEAQLRPLLPTTGGSSAIVTARRLPAGLGGIRPVLLDTLDPEEARLLFAAAAGPEREAAEPAAVRELLELCGRLPLAVRVAAAQLTARPHWKVACLVDRLRDERYRLGELRIGELDVREPLLRAYRDARPELRQAFRLLGLLPAGRFDRATAAAVLGRSPAETARLLDGLLDDRLLAADRAGHHLPELLRVLAVERLTEEEDPQDTGDAIERLCAEHARAAERVTAVLTHARPTGQEPHEPAGWFTREREALVRAVRQAHRAGRPAAVVRLVAALDGHLETHAAWDAWAETHALALDAARRCGDRGAEARTLRSLGDLAWQQRRPEEAGEYYGLARRVAEESGHRAELSRALVGLAELRMDAGDGADADALLASAHATALADDSGPADPRARFDVLRALGLHALADGDHARAHARFTDCLDLARTLHDRRLESFAHRALRTARPGPGDHLEVRPGVWRLPAPGRRAEPAG; encoded by the coding sequence ATGGAGATCGAGGGCGGCACGGGCCCGCACACACCGCGGGCGGCCAAGCTGCGGGTCGTCCTCGGCACCCTGCTGGTCCACGCCGACCGGGTGGTCTCGGTCGACAGCCTGGTCGCCGAGCTGTGGCGGGACGAGCCGCCCCGCACGGCCACCGCCACCGTGCACGTCTACGTCTCGCAGCTGCGCAAGCTGCTGCACGCCGCCGACCCCGACCGGGGCCGGGAGCTGCTGCGCACCCAGTCCCCGGGCTACCGGCTCTGCGTCCCGCCGGACCGGCTCGACCTGTCCGAATTCGAGCGACTGCACCGGCGCGGCCGGGAGGCACTCGCCGCCGGCCGCCACCGCGCCGCCGCCGACCTCCAGCGCCGGGCCCTCGCGCTCCGGCGCGGCCCGCTGCTCTCCGACACCCCGCACGGGCCGCTGCTCGAAGGGGCCGCCGCCCGGCTCGCCGAGGCCGGCGTCGCCGCCCTGGACCAGCGGATCCGGGCCGACCTCGAACTCGGCCGGCACCACGAACTGATCGCCGAACTACGGTCGCTGGCCGCCGAACACCCGTTGCGGGAGGAACTGCACGGCCACCTGATCCTGGCCCTGTACCGGGCCGGGCGGCAGGCCGAGGCGCTGGAGGCCTTCGCCGAGCTGCGCCGGACGCTGGTCGCGGAGCTGGCGATCGAACCCGCGCCGCCGCTGCAACGGCTGCACCGGCGGATCCTGGCGGGCGATCCAGGGCTGCTGCGCACGGCGGCGAGCGGCGGCCGGGCCGTCGCCGTGGCCGTCCGGCCCGGGCACGAGAGGGCGATGCCGCCCGCCGACCCGGTCTTCGCGGGCCGCGGCACGGCCCTCGCCCAGGTCGAGGAGCTGCTGCGGGACGCCCCGGCCGGATCGTTCGTCGCGGTCGCCGGGCAGCCGGGGGTCGGCAAGACCGCGTTCGCCCTGGAGGCCGCCCGCCGCAGTGACCCGTCCTTCCCCGACGGTCGGCTCTTCCTGGACCTCCACCCCGAACGAGGGCGGCCGTTGCGCGCCACCGAGGCGATGTCCACCCTGCTGCGACGGCGCGGGGTACGGCCGGCGAAGGGCGCCGGGGCGGGCGAGCTCCGCGAGGCCTGGCAGGCCCAGCTGGCCGGTCGTCAACTCCTGCTGGTCCTCGACAACGCCGACTCCGAGGCGCAGCTGCGCCCGCTGCTGCCGACCACCGGCGGGAGCAGCGCGATCGTCACCGCCCGCCGGCTGCCCGCCGGGCTCGGCGGCATCCGGCCGGTGCTGCTGGACACCCTCGACCCCGAGGAGGCGCGGCTGCTGTTCGCGGCGGCCGCCGGCCCGGAGCGGGAGGCGGCCGAGCCCGCCGCCGTCCGCGAACTGCTGGAGCTGTGCGGGCGGCTGCCGCTGGCCGTCCGGGTCGCCGCCGCCCAGCTGACGGCGCGCCCGCACTGGAAGGTCGCCTGCCTGGTGGACCGGCTGCGGGACGAACGGTACCGGCTCGGCGAGCTGCGGATCGGCGAACTCGACGTCCGGGAGCCGCTGTTGCGGGCCTACCGGGACGCCCGGCCGGAGTTGCGGCAGGCCTTCCGGCTGCTCGGGCTGCTACCGGCCGGCCGGTTCGACCGCGCGACGGCCGCTGCGGTGCTGGGCCGCTCCCCCGCCGAGACCGCTCGCCTGCTGGACGGGCTGCTCGACGACCGGCTGCTGGCCGCCGACCGGGCCGGCCACCACCTCCCCGAGCTGCTGCGGGTCCTGGCCGTCGAACGGCTCACCGAGGAGGAGGACCCCCAGGACACCGGGGACGCGATCGAGCGGCTCTGTGCGGAGCACGCGCGCGCGGCCGAGCGGGTCACCGCCGTGCTGACGCACGCCCGGCCCACCGGGCAGGAGCCGCACGAGCCCGCCGGCTGGTTCACCCGTGAGCGGGAGGCGCTCGTCCGCGCCGTCCGGCAGGCCCACCGGGCGGGGCGGCCGGCCGCCGTCGTCCGGCTGGTGGCGGCGCTGGACGGCCACCTGGAGACGCACGCCGCCTGGGACGCCTGGGCCGAGACGCACGCCCTCGCCCTGGACGCGGCCCGGCGCTGCGGCGACCGCGGGGCCGAGGCCCGGACGCTCCGCTCGCTCGGCGATCTCGCCTGGCAGCAACGGCGCCCGGAGGAGGCCGGGGAGTACTACGGGCTGGCCCGCCGGGTCGCCGAGGAGTCCGGTCACCGGGCCGAGCTGAGCCGGGCCCTGGTCGGCCTGGCCGAACTGCGGATGGACGCCGGGGACGGCGCCGACGCCGACGCCCTGCTCGCCTCCGCCCACGCCACCGCGCTCGCCGACGACTCCGGACCGGCCGACCCGCGGGCCCGGTTCGACGTGCTGCGCGCCCTCGGACTCCACGCGCTCGCGGACGGTGACCACGCCCGGGCACACGCCCGCTTCACCGACTGCCTGGACCTCGCCCGCACCCTCCACGACCGCCGGCTGGAGTCCTTCGCCCACCGCGCCCTGCGCACCGCCCGGCCCGGCCCGGGCGACCACCTGGAGGTCCGCCCCGGCGTCTGGCGCCTGCCCGCCCCCGGCCGCCGGGCCGAGCCGGCGGGGTAG
- a CDS encoding type 1 glutamine amidotransferase domain-containing protein — protein MTSDTKVLAIVTNYGVEQDELLVPAQHLRDDGVRVDIAAPTADDIRTLVGDEEPGERVRPTHTLDEVDPADYDLLLIPGGTINADTLRLHRKAVEAVLAFTTSGRPVAAICHGPWLLAEAGVAFGKRLTSYPSLRTDLANAGATWLDEPLVTDDANGWRLVTSRNPGDLDHFLRGIDVALRVTAGAAGPS, from the coding sequence ATGACCAGCGACACCAAGGTCCTCGCGATCGTGACGAACTACGGGGTCGAACAGGACGAACTCCTCGTCCCCGCCCAGCACCTGCGCGACGACGGCGTTCGAGTCGACATCGCCGCCCCCACCGCGGACGACATCCGCACGCTCGTCGGGGACGAGGAGCCGGGGGAGCGGGTGCGCCCGACCCACACCCTCGACGAGGTCGACCCCGCCGACTACGACCTGCTGCTCATCCCCGGCGGGACCATCAACGCGGACACCCTCCGACTCCACCGGAAGGCGGTCGAGGCGGTGCTCGCCTTCACCACCTCCGGCCGCCCGGTCGCCGCCATCTGCCACGGGCCCTGGCTGCTCGCCGAGGCGGGGGTGGCGTTCGGCAAGCGGCTCACCTCGTACCCGTCGCTGCGCACCGACCTCGCCAACGCCGGCGCGACCTGGCTCGACGAACCGCTGGTCACGGACGATGCCAACGGCTGGCGACTGGTGACCTCCCGCAATCCCGGTGACCTCGACCACTTCCTGCGGGGCATCGACGTCGCCCTGCGGGTGACGGCCGGGGCCGCCGGTCCGTCCTGA